The window GCAGCAGCAGGACGGTCTGGGCGCGCTGGCGACGGCGCAGCGCAGCCGTGCCGTCCGGCGCGGTGAAGGTGTAGGAGGCCTGCGAGGCGGCCGCGCCAGCAGTCTGGCTGGCTTGCGGCTGGGGCTCCGGCAATTGGGGGGTGGATTGCTGTTCGGTCATGGGCAGGATTGTAACGCGGCAAATTAAACGGCCTATACGGCAGCGGGGGCAGCAAGTGCGGCAAGCAGGCGCTCATCGCCCGAACCGGTCAGGACCACCCGCTCGAAACCCTGCTCCCGAGCGGTCTCGGCGATCCTGTGATGCGAGACGAAAATGCGCTGCCGTTGCAGTTTTACCACACGTTCCTCGCCCCCGGCTAGTCTTGTCAAGTCGACCAAATTGCGCAAGGCCTCGGAACTGGTGATGACCCAGTCGGCCCCGCCATCGAGCAAATCCAGCAAGAGCGGGCCATTCTGGGCGTCCAGCCGGGGGGCGGTACGCCGATAGGCGGTGAGGTACTCGACTGTGACGCCCTGTTGTTGCAATGCTTCACTGAGGAAGTCGCGACCGCTCTGCCCGCGCACGATGAGGGCGCGCTGCCCGCGCAGCTGCGCCAGCGGCAGCGACTTGAGCAATTCTTCCGAATCCATCTTGTCGGCCCGCTGCGGTCCATAGAGGGTGGCGCAAGCGGCGTCCACGCCATGGGCGCGCAAGGCCAGCCGACTGCCCTCGCCGACGATGCCGATGGCGACCTTGGCCGGCCAGGGACGCCCGGCGGGCAACTGTGCAAAGGCTGCATCGATGGCGTTGGGACTGACGAAGACCACCAGCGCGAACTCTTCCAGCCGCGCCAGCATGGCCTGCAGCGTCGCCACATCCTCGACGGCGCTGATCTCCAGCAGCGGAAACACCACCGCCGGACGACCCAGCGCCTGGACGCTGGCGGCAAAGGCATGCGCCTGTTGCCGGGGCCGGGTCACGACCACCGGCAGCGCGGCGCCGGACTCAGGCAGAG is drawn from Herbaspirillum seropedicae and contains these coding sequences:
- a CDS encoding uroporphyrinogen-III synthase encodes the protein MPPLPESGAALPVVVTRPRQQAHAFAASVQALGRPAVVFPLLEISAVEDVATLQAMLARLEEFALVVFVSPNAIDAAFAQLPAGRPWPAKVAIGIVGEGSRLALRAHGVDAACATLYGPQRADKMDSEELLKSLPLAQLRGQRALIVRGQSGRDFLSEALQQQGVTVEYLTAYRRTAPRLDAQNGPLLLDLLDGGADWVITSSEALRNLVDLTRLAGGEERVVKLQRQRIFVSHHRIAETAREQGFERVVLTGSGDERLLAALAAPAAV